One window from the genome of Alnus glutinosa chromosome 13, dhAlnGlut1.1, whole genome shotgun sequence encodes:
- the LOC133854473 gene encoding syntaxin-22-like yields MSFQDLEAGRPLYSRRDRVNGKQDSTQAVASGIFQINTAVSTFQRLVNTLGTPKDTPELREKLHKTRLHIGQLVKDTSAKLKQASEIDHNVEVNASKKIADAKLAKDFQAVLKEFQKAQRLAAERETAYNPFVPQAFLPSSYTASEIDVSSDKSPEQRALLVESRRQDVLLLDNEIAFNEAVIEEREQGIQEIQHQIGEVNEIFKDLAILVHEQGAMIDDIGSNIEGAQAATSQGKSQLVKASKTQRSNSSLTCLLLVIFGIVLLIVVIVLAA; encoded by the exons ATGAGCTTCCAGGATCTCGAGGCGGGCCGGCCCTTGTATTCGAGGCGAGACCGCGTCAATGGCAAGCAGGACTCCACCCAAGCCGTCGCCTCGGGGATCTTCCAGATCAACACCGCCGTGTCCACGTTTCAGCGGCTCGTCAACACGCTCGGTACCCCCAAGGACACGCCCGAGCTTCGCGAGAAGCT gCACAAGACAAGGCTACATATTGGGCAATTGGTGAAGGATACTTCAGCTAAACTTAAACAAGCCAGTGAAATAGATCATAATGTAGAAGTTAAT GCCAGCAAAAAAATTGCCGATGCTAAACTTGCAAAAGATTTTCAAGCAGTGCTGAAAGAATTTCAGAAGGCTCAACGGCTGGCAGCTGAGCGGGAAACAGCATACAATCCTTTTGTTCCCCAAGCATTTCTTCCTTCTAG CTACACAGCCAGCGAGATAGATGTAAGTTCAGATAAGAGTCCGGAACAGCGTGCTCTTCTTGTGGAATCTAGAAG ACAGGATGTCTTGTTGCTGGACAATGAGATTGCCTTCAATGAGGCTGTGATTGAGGAAAGAGAGCAAGGCATACAAGAAATCCAACATCAAATTGGTGAAGTGAATGAGATCTTTAAAGATCTTGCCATTCTGGTCCATGAGCAAGGAGCCATGATTG ATGATATTGGCTCCAATATTGAGGGTGCTCAGGCTGCAACTTCACAAGGGAAGTCTCAACTTGTGAAAGCGTCAAAGACACAAAGATCAAATTCGTCTCTG ACGTGCTTGCTGTTGGTGATATTCGGGATTGTGCTCCTTATTGTGGTCATAGTTCTCGCTGCCTAA